The Archangium primigenium genomic interval GCCCGGCGCGTCCGGGACAACGCCAGTGAAGACGAAGGCCACCGGGCCCCGCATGCGGATGTCGGACAGGTCCGAGGGCACACGGATGCGCAGGTCTCCCCCCGGCAGGCTGACGCGCCACCAGGTATCGGCCGCCAGGCGCTTGTCCAGCACCGCCGCCACGGCCGCCGCGCACGCCCCGGTGCCACAGGCCTGGGTGAGCCCACAGCCGCGCTCCCACACGCTCACGGTGAGCCCGTCCGCGTCCACCCGGACGAACTCCACGTTGGTGCGCTCGGGAAAGCCCGGGTGGCGCTCCAATTCGGGGCCCAGGCGGCCCGCGTCCTCGAGGGGCTGGTCCAGGAGCACCAAGTGCGGGTTGCCCATGCTCACGGCGTAACCGGTGAGGCCCGGGTGGCCCGGCACGGGCGCCGCGAGGAAGGGCGTCTGGGTGGCCCCCGAGGGGAGGTTGGGCGCCACGAGCCGCGCGGGCCCCATGGAGATCTCCACCTGGGCGACCCCGTCCGAGCCGAACCCCGGCGCGCACGAGAGCACGCCCGCGCCCGTCTCCACCTCGATGCGCTCGGGCTTC includes:
- the dapF gene encoding diaminopimelate epimerase, with protein sequence MSTTEFFFKYHGLGNDFIVLDRRQNGVDIDADTSRWLCDRRLGVGADGVLAILPSEQGMARMVVHNADGSIAEMCGNGLRCAVKYLVDNSGEKPERIEVETGAGVLSCAPGFGSDGVAQVEISMGPARLVAPNLPSGATQTPFLAAPVPGHPGLTGYAVSMGNPHLVLLDQPLEDAGRLGPELERHPGFPERTNVEFVRVDADGLTVSVWERGCGLTQACGTGACAAAVAAVLDKRLAADTWWRVSLPGGDLRIRVPSDLSDIRMRGPVAFVFTGVVPDAPGR